The Mercenaria mercenaria strain notata chromosome 1, MADL_Memer_1, whole genome shotgun sequence nucleotide sequence GAACGTTTCATGATTTGTAGTCTCCTTTTCATGGATGAATCATGTCGATTTCATAAATGtcaatatgttcattttattACAGATGTTGTTTCCTTTACAATTAATATATGACCGGCAGCCTGTCAAAAATTGCAAATATCGGAGCAGCGGaatcatagaaaataaatattaaagcaATGAAGACTGACATATTTACTAATTCTAGGACTCGCACattattgtaaatacataaaatgtacacgttttacagttttaataataaaaacttcGAACTATCCGGAGGCGGGACGCCTTCCTGTTGTTAATCTGCGGATTCCTTGGCATATGTCAATCAAAATGCCATTCTTTAGTAGTATTTTAAACATATCTCTCTTAGGTTTGGTGACAATCTGCTCATTCTCAAACATACAAAGTCGTCAAATTTAGTATCAATTAACttcctatttttttttggaacaGCTGGAAAGGAAGACCCTCACCAAAATATGCAATTACTAGTACACGTTTATAAAATCGAATCAAATACTTAAGACATTTTCCGTAACAAACTTGATGgtaatattttaacaatattttattttgtaaaaatgaaccagtaattgatttaaaaaataatgatatttgaatGCATACCACCGCTTCTGATCCAATTGCCGTCGCGTTGCCAAAATTTCCAGGTTCAATGATACACACTTTGACTCCAAATTTGATCATTTCGAGCCTAAGAGAATCAGAGATCGTCTCTATTCCATGTTTAGCAGTACTGTAATTAGACTGATTCGGTTCAACAATTCTGCCTCTTACACTGCCTATATTGACTACTCGTcctgaaaatattgttataatgcttgttgttattttatttcatgaGACAGATTACTAAATTGACaacatattgttttatttctagACTGCTATAATTTGGACAatgataattttgaaatgttgttctTGATTTGAATTCCGAGtatctataaaaaaaactttgtttataaCATCTCCATTCTAACATAAAAGAATCATCATTAAAAAAGACAGAAGTTAATACCGATTTATAACATGGTTCGATTTGATTGTCAGATAAACACTGAAGAAGGCCAactgttgtatatatattctctgataaacaacagttgacgcaCTGACCGTTGAGAGAAAATAATGACGTtagtttttatgtcaaattgcTGTCAGGTTCAAATGAGGTcaagcataaaatatattcaaatgttttaaagaaaatgatgtataaatgaaaataaacaatatcttGCGGGttatcatctgatttaccacagttcatcgttcaaatgttttgatatataaACACTCGGACTGATAACCTCGTATTTCGATTTCTTCGTAACTTAACTCTGAACTGTGAAATTCTAATGACAAAAGCCCACTCAAAAGCATTGACATTTTAATACAAAGACAATCAAAATATATACCTTTAGATTGTCTAATCAGAGGAAGAAAGGTTTTCATCACTCGTATATATCCGTACAAATTCAGCTCAAATCCCTTTTCGTACAGTGATACAGGCGACAGTTCAACGTCTCCAAGCATATCCATTCCGGCATTATTTATCACACCCCAAAGTCCTTAAAATGGAAGTAATGTTTTAATATCCTATTAAAGGTGTCGCAGGTTACTCTGTGTACGTTTAGGTCGAATCACAACAATGCGACACGGCATTAAGACAATGAGAATTGCGCTGCGATTTGCATCAATACGGCATGATATAACTACAAAGTGAAACAACACTACGACGAACACAAAACCGGATACAACGACATTGCAACGCGATATCGAGATCATACTGGCGTTATGTTGCATATTCATGTTCTTACGCCGCGTGTTGCGAATGGCCATTTTGTTAGTGTTGCGTCGCACTTTCATAACTTTGTGTTGCATTGTCGTATACCGTGTCGTGTTGATATAATGTTATGTCGCATTGCCGCATTGTCGTGTCGTTATGTTGgatatgttttattgtattttcatttacCTAATGAGACAACAGTTGGCGACATTGTTATGACATAACTTTGATTTAAGATTATTACTGATATGCACTTTTAGCGTTACTCTTTTGCCGTTAAAGTCATGTCGAAGCGGACTAAAATAAACCCGAATATTTGCTGTCATCATGGATATGGAtaccataaaataataaaatttcaccACTATATCCGCTTGTCTGCCTAATCGCGAAAATGCTATTActttaatgatttatatttatttaattacatGTTGAATTTTACTGTCATTTGTATTATTGAAAGATCATAGTTTGACTATTTATATTATTAGATTTGATCCACTGTGGCATTCGAGCCCTCAATTTTCAGATTTAGATAACAATGATTTATCTTTTGTTTCTCTCTTTGAATTCATTCTATGAATAATTTGCAGTAATGTCACCTTTGCTTGGTAAATGATCCTTGACGAAGATGAAGGCGGCAGATACACTTTCTTGCCTTGTGGCGTTTACTTCAACGACATGTATTCTAGGCGAACAATCTGAAATCAGACTCTGAGCACCTGCGCTGTTCTTGTTTAAACATCCAGCAAAAACGGTAAATCCTTTTCCGTCTAAATATCTTGCAAAACGGTTTCCGAGTCCTAAATGAAAATCATATAATTTAGAGATAGTATGATTCAAAGCTTAGAAATAGATTTCTAAGTCCTCTAAATCACAAAAAGTCTATGTTTACAAACGCGTATTTAATTTAACGGACACACAGATAAAATTGAAGACTAAAATTAAAAAACCTTCCATTAATAGTAAAAACgatatttcttacattttactTTCATGCTTAGATAAAATGAATAGATTACTTCTAACATTGACGACATGGGTTCGCGATATTCATGATTTTGCTAACCTGACTTAGGATAATTTCTGGTAATTGCTATAAAACGTCATATTCCATTTTTCGTTTTCAACGATATTCATTTTACTACAGACAGTGTAAGCTTACTAGAGTTTGATAGTTAAAGTCATGTGTGGATAATTTCTCATACGTTTCCGCGATCCCGCCTACAATCATATAGCGACTACTATAGCAACAGTTTAATTCAATTAAATagcctcttgtttgttttaattgGTTCAGTAAAAAAGGATATGAAAATATCATGTATctatttcttaaagaaatagCCGAATAGAATAtccatttaaagtatttttatatcaataaatgaattttgattataaCTGTTATATCTGAGATCAACAACGACAACTCTTGCTTGATGCAAATAGGACTCAACTGGTTTGGTGAAAATGTCAGATTTATGAACAAGAGTTGTAGTACATGTTATACCTACGTATATATGTATCACTAGTACTATATCTTTATACCTCCTTGCATGTGAAATCTAGTATTGACAAATATAGATGAAATATCATTTCATGTATATCCCCTGTTCACGGAAGTAGAtaatattttctgcttttttctgGTTTACTTGAACTTTTTTTAATACCACAGTCATTGGCTATAGTTTGATTTGAAGACAAGCAAAAATGCGTCTAAGTAGTGAAAATTTATGCCAGAAGAAATTTGATATATAAGGTAGCAAACTCAGTAGAGCAGTGCTTTAAGATAGAATGATACTAAGGATTTCTTTACACAGAAAGTGATTAGTTGAAAACAGATCTGCTATTCTAAGGACATATTTGCTCTCCGGTGAATGTGGATATACAATATTAAATGTGAATGGTAAGACACATTCTTAGAATATCTATCAAATAAGTTGACACCTGCTTCCTGGATCTCATATCAATACTATCTGCCATACTCCCAACAGTTATCAACTTAAACCATATCATTTCGTATCGTATCGTACATATAACCTATAACACTACATCTGTTTAATATATTATTTAGTGACACGTCCATGTACATGGATGTTTTAcgcaatgaaaacaaaataataatacaagtGTTCATTGAATAGTGTTTTGGATATAAAGTTGTGTTGTAACTGACAAGAGTAATTGTAAGATCAAATAAGCCTAAACCGAACATTGTATAATGCATCTCTGTATTAATTTCGACATACCTGTATCGCAGCCTGTTATAAATACACCGCGATTTTGAGGATCAACATATCCTAAAGCATACCGGTCCAGTAAAAATGTCACCGTTTTAAATATGCCAAACACTGCCAGAAAAATAACATAATATCTTATCAGAACACATGGTGACATACATATTGCTAGAAGAAAAGTGATCTGGTAAAATCCATAATTAAATAAACCACGATTTTCGCAAGACATTTTAACTGTTTCAATATAAACCGTTATTATTTAAAGATAAACCACGGCCATGACCCAATTAAAGTTTAGTTTGTGAGATAACAATGACGGCTGCTTGTTTGTGCATTCATTGCATAAGTAGTGAGCTAAATGGTGAGATGTATTCTTTTATCTGTTACATAGTAACCTGAAATATTTTTGGCATTAAGATGCAATAATCATCTGTAGGAATGTAgtagaataataaaaatattcaaaagaacATGATCTAATGCCACGAATGGTGTACTAgactgaaacataaaattttgagccacaccacgagaaaaccaacatagtgcatttgcgaccagcatggatccagaccagcctgcgtatccgcgcagtctggtcaggatccatgctgttcgctaacggtttctctaattacaataggctttgaaagtgaacagcatggatcctgaccagactgcgcggatgcgcaggctggtctggatccttgctggtcgcaaatgcactatgttgattttctcatggtgcggctcattaataaTAGAAATCCATATTCGTTTCAATGCAGCGTTTTAAATAGAACTTTACAGTTTTAATTACTAATAATGTTACTTCATGAATCATAAGTCACTTTGTCAAGTTTCGGCGCACACGTAATATTCATGTTTCTTAAATAACACGCAATTTTAGAATTATACAGCTAACCAGTAACATGTTACTTGCACAAACGTTATACAGAAAAAAACGGAAAATctgtttttttaataattgatatATGCTTTTACGGAAAAACGCAAGGAGGGAAAATTAGATTAAATCATTTCGGAAAGAGATGTGTTTGTATACCTTAcggaaaaaaaagaacattaaatagCGCGAATAGTTCAGAAATACAATACGCAATTTCTTACTTTTAATATTAGCATGCGACCTCTCATGCCGCTTTTCAGTTGGGCGTTTCCAGATAAAAAGACGTAGAAAAGAAACCTTATTGTCATCTCCTTCTCATGATAATTATGTAGCTTGTTGTACATTAAAGACGTTt carries:
- the LOC123545485 gene encoding D-beta-hydroxybutyrate dehydrogenase, mitochondrial-like, which encodes MSCENRGLFNYGFYQITFLLAICMSPCVLIRYYVIFLAVFGIFKTVTFLLDRYALGYVDPQNRGVFITGCDTGLGNRFARYLDGKGFTVFAGCLNKNSAGAQSLISDCSPRIHVVEVNATRQESVSAAFIFVKDHLPSKGLWGVINNAGMDMLGDVELSPVSLYEKGFELNLYGYIRVMKTFLPLIRQSKGRVVNIGSVRGRIVEPNQSNYSTAKHGIETISDSLRLEMIKFGVKVCIIEPGNFGNATAIGSEAVIKKNHQEIDNMWESARDEVKQSYSKRYLESWINPPVGGWPPKADSTVVAKAVEHSLCSASPKHRYLIQGKGSLVPIADEFVVLSHVHNILPTWIVDKYKSLWKKRFVYAAP